Proteins from a genomic interval of Streptomyces sp. NBC_00820:
- a CDS encoding transcriptional regulator, with the protein MIMVDTPPPLPVRDRTTALERAAGALSPMLRRLAEEQATGVLEREHGTLHLARGRVVHAESPLAPGLGVLLTAHGTLAATAWQQAAERTSGPADAARLLLDAGLLPEGALELCHLDALYDAGFFALAPSSTPGRFRYDGGPSLGPLPSVPVVALERETLRRRLLLHRLWPDPATDSAPLIRADPVVAVPVAPRRRAVLDRVDGVRTATEIARDLGRQAFHTLVDVRRLASAGLLAPVPTAPDPPPHRFAPAAPGTTGTDALDTGSSTGTGTGTGTGTGTGTTVPRTVSPAPPAASPASSVPSVAVTPVSPLTVTDPDIALLKRLRDALEAL; encoded by the coding sequence ATGATCATGGTCGACACCCCTCCGCCGCTGCCCGTACGGGACAGGACGACCGCGCTCGAACGGGCCGCGGGTGCGCTGTCACCGATGCTGCGGCGGCTCGCCGAGGAGCAGGCCACCGGGGTGCTGGAGCGCGAACACGGCACCCTCCACCTCGCCCGGGGCAGGGTCGTGCACGCCGAGAGCCCGCTCGCCCCGGGCCTGGGTGTGCTCCTCACGGCGCACGGCACGCTCGCCGCCACCGCATGGCAGCAGGCGGCCGAGCGGACCTCCGGCCCGGCGGACGCCGCGCGCCTGCTGCTTGACGCCGGGCTGCTGCCCGAGGGCGCGCTGGAGCTGTGCCACCTGGACGCGCTGTACGACGCCGGGTTCTTCGCGCTGGCCCCCAGCAGCACCCCGGGCCGCTTCCGGTACGACGGCGGACCGAGCCTCGGCCCGCTGCCCTCGGTGCCGGTCGTGGCGCTGGAACGCGAGACGCTGCGGCGCCGCCTGTTGCTGCACCGCCTGTGGCCGGACCCGGCGACCGACAGCGCCCCGCTGATACGGGCCGACCCGGTCGTCGCGGTACCGGTCGCCCCGCGCCGCCGGGCGGTCCTGGACCGGGTGGACGGCGTCCGTACGGCAACGGAGATCGCCCGTGACCTGGGCCGGCAGGCGTTCCACACGCTGGTGGACGTACGGCGGCTCGCGTCGGCCGGACTCCTCGCGCCGGTCCCCACCGCACCCGACCCACCACCGCACCGGTTCGCCCCGGCCGCCCCGGGCACGACGGGCACGGACGCCCTGGACACAGGCTCAAGCACAGGCACAGGCACAGGCACAGGCACAGGCACAGGCACAGGCACCACGGTCCCCCGCACCGTCTCGCCGGCCCCGCCCGCCGCCTCTCCTGCCTCCTCTGTCCCGTCCGTCGCGGTCACCCCGGTTTCCCCGCTCACGGTCACCGACCCCGACATCGCGCTGCTGAAGAGGCTCAGGGATGCGCTGGAGGCGCTTTGA
- a CDS encoding MurR/RpiR family transcriptional regulator: MSADRSAASASAADASATDAGATDAGATGRSAGTGTGTNDSPAGRLQALFEGHRLTPTQRRIAHSMVRRAADVPFLSSVELAELAGVSQPSVTRFAVALGFDGYPALRRHLREVVPAEPAAEPGSYNEYQQAVEAEIENLRNLAELLADPRPVQRAGRILAASRPLPVLGLRAAAPQAFGFTYFAAKVHPDVRLLNEGGTMLHDRIDAAVRAGASALLCFALPRHPREVLDALGYAKEAGLTVVTVADSAFAPVAKHSDLLLPAAVGTGLAFDTACGPMLLGRVLLEALCDDLPDAQARLEEFDAKAATRGLFVE; this comes from the coding sequence ATGAGCGCCGACAGGAGTGCGGCCAGCGCGAGTGCGGCCGACGCCAGCGCGACGGACGCGGGCGCGACGGACGCGGGCGCGACCGGCAGGAGTGCGGGTACGGGTACGGGTACGAACGACAGTCCTGCGGGGCGGCTGCAGGCGCTCTTCGAGGGGCACCGGCTCACGCCTACCCAGCGCCGCATCGCGCACAGCATGGTGCGCCGGGCCGCCGACGTGCCCTTCCTGTCCAGCGTGGAACTGGCCGAGCTGGCCGGGGTCAGCCAGCCGTCGGTGACCCGGTTCGCGGTCGCCCTCGGCTTCGACGGCTACCCGGCGCTGCGCAGGCACCTGCGCGAGGTCGTCCCCGCCGAACCGGCCGCCGAGCCGGGCTCGTACAACGAGTACCAGCAGGCCGTCGAGGCCGAGATCGAGAACCTCAGGAACCTCGCGGAGCTGCTCGCCGACCCGCGCCCGGTGCAGAGGGCGGGGCGGATCCTCGCCGCCTCCCGGCCGCTTCCGGTGCTCGGCCTGCGCGCGGCCGCCCCGCAGGCGTTCGGGTTCACCTACTTCGCCGCCAAGGTCCACCCCGACGTCCGGCTGCTCAACGAGGGCGGCACGATGCTCCACGACCGCATCGACGCCGCCGTGCGCGCCGGTGCCTCGGCGCTGCTGTGCTTCGCCCTGCCCCGGCACCCGCGCGAGGTCCTCGACGCCCTCGGCTACGCCAAGGAGGCGGGCCTGACCGTCGTCACGGTCGCCGACTCCGCCTTCGCCCCGGTCGCCAAGCACTCCGACCTGCTGCTTCCGGCCGCCGTCGGCACCGGACTCGCCTTCGACACCGCCTGCGGCCCGATGCTGCTCGGCCGCGTCCTGCTGGAGGCGCTCTGCGACGATCTGCCGGACGCCCAGGCCCGGTTGGAGGAGTTCGACGCGAAGGCGGCGACGCGGGGGCTGTTCGTGGAGTGA
- a CDS encoding allantoate amidohydrolase → MSQGSGGHGGSPADAGASSPAAGSAVPASSDPRNDGPRPVTGASFHEMWRELLPIGRHPASGGYRRHAWTGADAECREWFRAQARSRGLTYEVDRNGNQWAWLGDPGAGDAVVTGSHLDSVPDGGAFDGPLGVVSSFAALDELRGRGARFTRPLGIVNFGDEEGARFGLACAGSRLTAGQLTAEQAHRLTDSEGISLPQAMEAAGYDPEAIGADPERLARIGAFVELHVEQGRALDLSGDRVGVASAIWPHGRWRFDFRGEANHAGTTRLVDRRDPMLPYAETVLAARREAELAGAVATFGKISVEPNGVNAIPSLVRGWLDSRGPDQDSLDTVVGGIEKAAREYADAHGIDLDVVRESFTPVIEFDHALRDELARVLETANGRPEVPVLGTGAGHDAGILSGSVPTAMLFVRNPTGVSHSPAEFAAEDDCVAGVGALAAVLEGLACR, encoded by the coding sequence GTGAGCCAGGGCTCGGGCGGGCACGGCGGCTCTCCGGCGGATGCCGGGGCCTCGTCGCCGGCCGCCGGTTCGGCCGTGCCCGCGTCTTCCGATCCGCGAAACGACGGCCCGCGGCCGGTCACCGGTGCCTCCTTCCACGAGATGTGGCGCGAGCTGCTCCCCATCGGCCGCCACCCCGCCTCCGGCGGCTACCGGCGCCACGCCTGGACCGGTGCCGACGCCGAGTGCCGGGAGTGGTTCAGGGCGCAGGCGCGGTCGCGCGGGCTGACCTACGAGGTCGACCGCAACGGCAACCAGTGGGCGTGGCTCGGGGATCCGGGCGCGGGCGACGCCGTCGTCACGGGGTCGCACCTGGACTCCGTGCCGGACGGCGGTGCCTTCGACGGGCCCCTCGGGGTCGTGTCCTCCTTCGCCGCCCTCGACGAACTGCGCGGGAGGGGAGCGCGGTTCACCAGGCCCCTGGGAATCGTCAACTTCGGTGACGAGGAGGGGGCCCGGTTCGGGCTGGCCTGTGCCGGCTCCCGGCTCACCGCCGGGCAGCTGACCGCCGAACAGGCCCACCGGCTCACCGACAGCGAGGGGATCAGCCTCCCGCAGGCCATGGAGGCCGCCGGGTACGACCCCGAGGCCATCGGCGCGGACCCCGAACGGCTGGCCCGGATCGGCGCCTTCGTGGAACTGCACGTCGAACAGGGCCGCGCGCTGGACCTCTCCGGCGACCGGGTCGGCGTCGCCTCCGCCATCTGGCCGCACGGCCGCTGGCGCTTCGACTTCCGCGGCGAGGCCAACCACGCCGGCACCACCCGGCTGGTGGACCGCCGCGACCCGATGCTGCCGTACGCCGAGACCGTCCTCGCCGCCCGCCGCGAGGCCGAACTCGCCGGCGCCGTCGCGACCTTCGGCAAGATCTCGGTCGAGCCGAACGGCGTCAACGCCATCCCCTCCCTGGTGCGGGGCTGGCTCGACTCCCGCGGCCCCGACCAGGACAGCCTGGACACGGTCGTCGGCGGCATCGAGAAGGCCGCGCGGGAGTACGCCGACGCCCACGGCATCGACCTCGACGTCGTCCGGGAGTCCTTCACCCCGGTCATCGAGTTCGACCACGCCCTGCGTGACGAACTCGCCCGCGTTCTGGAGACGGCGAACGGCCGCCCGGAGGTGCCCGTCCTCGGCACCGGCGCCGGACACGACGCCGGGATCCTGTCGGGGAGCGTCCCGACCGCCATGCTGTTCGTGCGCAACCCCACCGGAGTCTCGCACTCCCCGGCCGAGTTCGCGGCCGAGGACGACTGCGTGGCCGGCGTGGGCGCACTCGCCGCCGTACTGGAAGGACTGGCCTGCCGGTGA
- the hutI gene encoding imidazolonepropionase, whose protein sequence is MTPGRPPARPAPASDLVPDPSAEQATKDAMSNATTVSPAHSASTASTLITNITTLVTNDPSSGWGSPRSSKLESGGGSPLGLIQDAAVVIEGDRIAWTGESSKAPATDNRVDAGGRAVLPGFVDSHSHLVFAGDRTQEFNARMSGRSYTAGGIRTTVAATRAATDAELEENLTRYLAEALRQGTTTFETKSGYGLTVEDESRALRIAARHTDEVTYLGAHIVSPDYADDPAAYVALVTGEMLDACAPHARWIDVFCEKGAFDGDQARAILTAGKAKGLHPRIHANQLSYGPGVQLAVELDAASADHCTHLTDADVDALANSATVATLLPGAEFSTRAQWPDARRLLDAGVTVALSTDCNPGSSFTSSVPFCIALAVRDMRMTPDEAVWSATAGGAAALRRDDIGRLTPGAYADLTLLDAPSHVHLAYRPGVPLVSGVWRRGVRVA, encoded by the coding sequence ATGACACCGGGCCGCCCACCCGCGCGGCCCGCCCCCGCCTCAGACCTCGTACCCGACCCCAGCGCCGAGCAGGCCACCAAGGACGCCATGAGCAACGCGACGACCGTCAGCCCCGCCCACTCCGCGAGCACCGCGAGCACGCTCATCACCAACATCACCACCCTGGTCACCAACGACCCCTCCTCCGGATGGGGGTCCCCCCGCTCGAGCAAACTCGAGAGTGGGGGAGGATCCCCGCTCGGTCTGATCCAGGACGCGGCCGTCGTCATCGAAGGCGACCGCATCGCGTGGACCGGTGAATCCAGCAAAGCACCCGCCACTGACAACCGGGTCGACGCGGGCGGCCGGGCGGTGCTGCCGGGCTTCGTGGACTCCCACTCCCACCTGGTCTTCGCGGGCGACCGCACCCAGGAGTTCAACGCCCGCATGTCCGGGCGCTCCTACACCGCGGGCGGCATCCGCACCACGGTCGCGGCCACCCGCGCCGCGACCGACGCGGAGCTGGAGGAGAACCTCACCCGCTACCTGGCCGAGGCCCTCCGCCAGGGCACCACCACCTTCGAGACGAAGTCGGGCTACGGCCTCACCGTCGAGGACGAGTCCCGCGCCCTGCGCATCGCGGCCCGCCACACCGACGAGGTGACGTACCTCGGCGCCCACATCGTCTCCCCCGACTACGCGGACGACCCGGCCGCCTATGTCGCCCTGGTCACCGGCGAGATGCTGGACGCCTGCGCGCCGCACGCCCGCTGGATCGACGTCTTCTGCGAGAAGGGCGCCTTCGACGGCGACCAGGCCCGCGCGATCCTCACCGCCGGCAAGGCCAAGGGCCTGCACCCCCGTATCCACGCCAACCAGCTCTCGTACGGCCCCGGCGTCCAGCTGGCCGTGGAACTGGACGCGGCCAGCGCCGACCACTGCACCCACCTCACCGACGCGGACGTGGACGCCCTCGCGAACAGCGCCACGGTCGCCACGCTCCTGCCCGGCGCCGAATTCTCCACCCGCGCCCAGTGGCCGGACGCCCGCCGCCTCCTCGACGCGGGCGTCACCGTCGCCCTGTCCACGGACTGCAACCCGGGGTCGTCCTTCACGTCCTCCGTCCCCTTCTGCATCGCCCTGGCCGTACGGGACATGCGCATGACCCCCGACGAGGCGGTCTGGTCCGCGACGGCCGGCGGCGCCGCGGCCCTGCGCCGGGACGACATCGGCCGCCTCACCCCCGGCGCCTACGCCGACCTGACCCTCCTCGACGCCCCCAGCCACGTCCACCTGGCCTACCGCCCGGGCGTCCCCCTGGTCAGCGGGGTGTGGCGCCGGGGCGTACGGGTGGCGTGA
- a CDS encoding formimidoylglutamate deiminase: MTRGTYWLEHAWLGDRVEPGVVVEVADGRITAVREETPAPPPGAEVLRGLTLPGLSNAHSHAFHRALRGTVQVGSGTFWTWREVMYSVADRLTPETYHALARAVYAEMALAGITCVGEFHYVHHAPGGTPYADPNAMGEALIAAAAEAGIRITLLDTAYLSSAILNKHSGEPPNAHQLRFSDGNAEAWAERCSVLKERDHARIGAAIHSVRAVPADQLPTVARWAQERRAPLHVHLSEQTAENDACLAAHGCTPTRLLADHGVLGPRTTGVHNTHLTDEDIALLGGSGTGTCMCPTTERDLADGIGPAVALQRAGSPLSLGSDSHAVIDLLEEARAMELNERLRTRTRGHWTAAALLRAASADGHAALGWDEAGTLEAGALADFTTIALDSVRTAGPLPRLGAETAVFAASAADVSHTVVGGRHVVRDGVHTLVPDVPKALADAVEALRG; this comes from the coding sequence GTGACCCGAGGAACCTACTGGCTGGAGCACGCCTGGCTGGGCGACCGGGTCGAACCGGGCGTGGTGGTCGAGGTGGCGGACGGCCGCATCACGGCCGTCCGCGAGGAGACGCCCGCTCCGCCGCCGGGGGCCGAGGTGCTGCGCGGCCTTACCCTGCCGGGCCTGTCCAACGCCCACAGCCACGCCTTCCACCGCGCCCTGCGCGGCACCGTCCAGGTCGGCAGCGGCACCTTCTGGACCTGGCGCGAGGTGATGTACTCCGTCGCCGACCGCCTGACCCCGGAGACCTACCACGCCCTCGCCCGCGCGGTGTACGCCGAGATGGCCCTCGCCGGTATCACCTGCGTCGGCGAGTTCCACTACGTGCACCACGCCCCCGGCGGCACCCCCTACGCCGACCCCAACGCGATGGGCGAGGCACTGATCGCGGCCGCCGCCGAGGCCGGTATCCGCATCACCCTCCTGGACACCGCCTACCTCTCCTCCGCCATCCTGAACAAGCACAGCGGTGAGCCGCCCAACGCCCACCAGCTGCGCTTCTCCGACGGCAACGCGGAGGCCTGGGCCGAACGCTGTTCAGTTCTCAAGGAACGGGATCACGCGCGGATCGGGGCGGCGATCCACTCCGTACGGGCCGTGCCCGCCGACCAGTTGCCGACCGTGGCGCGGTGGGCGCAGGAGCGGCGGGCCCCGCTGCACGTGCACCTGTCGGAGCAGACCGCCGAGAACGACGCCTGCCTCGCCGCGCACGGCTGCACGCCCACCCGGCTGCTCGCCGACCACGGCGTCCTCGGGCCGCGCACCACCGGGGTGCACAACACCCATCTCACCGACGAGGACATCGCGCTGCTCGGCGGCTCCGGCACCGGCACCTGCATGTGCCCGACCACCGAACGCGACCTCGCCGACGGCATCGGACCGGCCGTGGCCCTCCAGCGCGCGGGCTCCCCGCTCTCTCTCGGCTCCGACAGCCACGCCGTCATCGACCTGCTCGAAGAGGCCCGCGCGATGGAGCTGAACGAGCGGCTGCGCACCCGCACCCGAGGTCACTGGACGGCCGCGGCGCTCCTGCGGGCGGCCTCGGCCGACGGCCACGCGGCCCTCGGCTGGGACGAGGCGGGCACCCTGGAGGCCGGTGCGCTCGCCGACTTCACGACGATCGCGCTCGACTCGGTCAGGACGGCAGGGCCGCTTCCGCGGCTCGGGGCCGAGACGGCCGTATTCGCCGCGTCGGCAGCAGACGTGTCGCATACGGTCGTGGGAGGCCGGCACGTCGTACGGGACGGGGTCCACACCCTCGTACCGGATGTGCCGAAAGCCCTCGCGGACGCCGTCGAAGCCCTGCGCGGATGA
- a CDS encoding diaminopimelate decarboxylase yields MERDRADEQDGVDRAARERVARRDEAVRAAVAQGLLGPGAPVVGLLDVTGIRESAAALRAAFEAVVPPGTPVLHAFAVKATPLVPVLRLLHAEGIGAEVAGPGELALARAAGLPPELTVLDSPAKTTAELREALELGIALNADNPQELDRLDDLVRSAPTRPTPPGAASTWTASDSDSASASSALPRSPLGIRVNPQIGGGSIGATSTATRTSKFGVALRDEGAREWVVRAYLDRPWLTRLHAHTGSQGIPLPLMARGVAETYALAEEINARIGRPQIDTIDIGGGLPVDFTGEAEAPTYAEYARLLAREVPGLFDGRYGLVTEFGRSLLAKHGTVVARVEYAKSAGGRRIAVTHAGVQVATRTVYAPAAWPLRIAAYDAEGRPKAGPEVVQDVAGPACFSGDLLAEGRALPPLEQGDFAAALDTGAYYFAHHYGYNSLARPGIYGFAPDPAGGVAFATVRRPQTVPEIVAESGGAHVDALTTLNAPGSR; encoded by the coding sequence GTGGAGCGGGACAGGGCGGACGAGCAGGACGGGGTGGACAGGGCGGCCCGGGAGCGCGTCGCCCGGCGGGACGAGGCGGTGCGCGCGGCCGTGGCACAGGGGCTGCTGGGGCCCGGCGCGCCGGTGGTGGGGCTGCTGGACGTCACCGGCATCCGGGAGTCGGCGGCGGCCCTGCGCGCGGCGTTCGAGGCGGTCGTGCCGCCGGGGACCCCGGTACTGCACGCCTTCGCGGTGAAGGCGACCCCGCTGGTGCCGGTCCTGCGCCTGCTGCACGCCGAGGGCATCGGCGCCGAGGTGGCCGGCCCGGGCGAGCTGGCGCTGGCGCGGGCGGCCGGACTGCCGCCGGAACTGACGGTCCTCGACTCGCCCGCCAAGACGACGGCCGAGCTGCGCGAGGCGCTGGAGCTGGGCATCGCCCTCAACGCGGACAACCCGCAGGAGCTGGACCGCCTCGACGACCTGGTGCGGTCGGCCCCCACCCGGCCCACTCCCCCAGGCGCCGCCTCCACCTGGACCGCCTCCGACTCCGACTCCGCCTCCGCCTCGTCCGCGCTCCCCCGGTCCCCGCTCGGCATCCGGGTCAACCCTCAGATCGGCGGCGGCAGCATCGGGGCGACCTCGACGGCGACGCGGACCTCCAAGTTCGGGGTGGCGCTGCGCGACGAGGGGGCGCGGGAGTGGGTGGTGCGGGCGTACCTGGACCGGCCGTGGCTGACCCGGCTGCACGCGCACACCGGCTCGCAGGGCATCCCGCTGCCGCTGATGGCACGGGGCGTGGCGGAGACGTACGCGCTCGCCGAGGAGATCAACGCGCGGATCGGACGGCCGCAGATCGACACGATCGACATCGGCGGCGGGCTGCCGGTCGACTTCACCGGCGAGGCGGAGGCACCGACGTACGCCGAGTACGCGCGACTGCTGGCCCGGGAGGTGCCGGGGCTGTTCGACGGGCGGTACGGGCTGGTGACCGAGTTCGGGCGGTCGCTGCTGGCCAAACACGGCACGGTGGTGGCCCGGGTGGAGTACGCCAAGAGCGCCGGCGGACGGCGGATCGCGGTGACCCACGCGGGCGTGCAGGTGGCCACGCGGACGGTGTACGCGCCGGCGGCGTGGCCGCTGCGGATCGCCGCGTACGACGCCGAGGGACGGCCGAAGGCGGGACCCGAGGTGGTGCAGGACGTGGCGGGGCCGGCCTGCTTCTCGGGCGACCTGCTCGCCGAGGGGCGGGCACTGCCCCCGCTGGAGCAGGGCGACTTCGCGGCGGCGCTGGACACCGGGGCGTACTACTTCGCACACCACTACGGCTACAACTCGCTGGCGCGGCCGGGGATCTACGGCTTCGCGCCGGACCCGGCGGGGGGCGTGGCCTTCGCGACCGTACGGCGGCCGCAGACGGTGCCCGAGATCGTGGCGGAATCCGGCGGGGCGCACGTGGACGCGCTCACCACCCTCAATGCCCCCGGGAGCCGTTGA
- a CDS encoding roadblock/LC7 domain-containing protein, with translation MVPEQDLEAVLDELRRLRTRVPQLTGALAAGVDGLVVAHDTPGVDPEGLAALTAASLGVAVRVADATGNGGFRELLVRGDHGYIATYAAGRTAVLTLLAQDRVNVGRLHLEGRRAGARVGELLDAAESTARAARAERPARTVPARTRTTRTTRTTTTGPEARTATDS, from the coding sequence ATGGTGCCCGAACAGGACCTGGAGGCCGTCCTGGACGAGCTGCGCCGGCTGCGCACCCGCGTCCCGCAGCTCACCGGGGCCCTCGCGGCGGGCGTCGACGGTCTCGTCGTCGCCCACGACACCCCCGGCGTCGACCCGGAGGGCCTGGCGGCCCTGACCGCCGCCTCGCTCGGCGTCGCCGTACGGGTCGCCGACGCGACCGGCAACGGCGGCTTCCGGGAGCTGCTGGTGCGCGGCGACCACGGCTACATCGCCACCTACGCGGCCGGCCGGACCGCCGTACTGACCCTGCTCGCGCAGGACCGGGTCAACGTCGGCCGGCTGCACCTGGAGGGCCGCCGGGCCGGCGCCCGCGTCGGGGAACTGCTCGACGCCGCCGAGTCGACCGCACGCGCGGCCCGTGCCGAACGGCCCGCGAGGACCGTCCCGGCACGCACCCGGACCACCCGCACGACACGCACCACCACCACGGGCCCCGAAGCCCGTACCGCAACCGACAGCTGA
- the hutU gene encoding urocanate hydratase: protein MSGPRPVRAPRGTELSTLGWQQEAALRMLQNNLDPEVAEHPDKLVVYGGTGKAARDWRSFDAMVRTLQTLKQDETMLVQSGRPVGVMQTHEWAPRVLIANSNLVGDWANWEEFRRLEALGLTMYGQMTAGSWIYIGTQGILQGTYETFSAVAAKKFGGTLAGTITLTAGLGGMGGAQPLAVTMNDGVAICIDCDPRAIERRIEHRFLDVRADNLDHALQLATEARDARRPLSIGVLGNAAELVPQLLAMDAPIDIVTDQTSAHDPLAYLPVGIAFEDMADAAAKDPAGFTTRARESMAQHVEAMVGFMDAGAEVFDYGNSIRGEAQLAGYDRAFAFPGFVPAYIRPLFCEGKGPFRWAALSGEASDIAKTDKAILDLFPENESLHRWIKMAGERVHFQGLPARICWLGYGERDKAGERFNDMVASGELAAPLAIGRDHLDCGSVASPYRETEAMLDGSDAIADWPLLNAMVNVASGASWVSLHHGGGVGMGRSIHAGQVTVADGTKLAGEKIRRVLTNDPGMGVIRHVDAGYDIAESVAGERGVRVPMREGDEA from the coding sequence ATGTCGGGACCCCGCCCCGTACGAGCACCGCGCGGCACGGAACTGAGCACCCTGGGATGGCAGCAGGAAGCCGCCCTGCGGATGCTGCAGAACAACCTCGACCCCGAGGTCGCCGAGCATCCCGACAAGCTCGTCGTCTACGGCGGCACCGGCAAGGCCGCCCGCGACTGGCGCTCCTTCGACGCCATGGTCCGCACGCTGCAGACCCTCAAGCAGGACGAGACCATGCTGGTCCAGTCCGGTCGCCCGGTCGGCGTGATGCAGACCCACGAGTGGGCCCCGCGCGTCCTCATCGCCAACTCCAACCTCGTCGGCGACTGGGCCAACTGGGAGGAGTTCCGTCGCCTGGAGGCCCTCGGCCTGACCATGTACGGCCAGATGACCGCCGGCTCCTGGATCTACATCGGCACCCAGGGCATCCTCCAGGGCACCTACGAGACCTTCTCCGCCGTCGCCGCGAAGAAGTTCGGCGGCACCCTCGCCGGGACCATCACCCTCACCGCCGGCCTCGGCGGCATGGGCGGCGCCCAGCCCCTCGCCGTGACCATGAACGACGGCGTCGCCATCTGCATCGACTGCGACCCGCGCGCCATCGAGCGCCGCATCGAGCACCGCTTCCTGGACGTGCGGGCCGACAACCTCGACCACGCGCTCCAGCTGGCCACCGAGGCCCGCGACGCCCGCCGCCCGCTGTCCATCGGCGTCCTCGGCAACGCGGCCGAACTGGTCCCGCAGCTGCTCGCGATGGACGCGCCGATCGACATCGTCACCGACCAGACCTCCGCCCACGACCCGCTGGCCTACCTGCCCGTCGGCATCGCCTTCGAGGACATGGCCGACGCCGCCGCCAAGGACCCGGCCGGCTTCACCACCCGCGCCCGTGAGTCGATGGCCCAGCACGTCGAGGCCATGGTCGGCTTCATGGACGCCGGAGCCGAGGTCTTCGACTACGGCAACTCCATCCGCGGCGAGGCCCAGCTGGCCGGATACGACCGCGCCTTCGCCTTCCCCGGCTTCGTCCCCGCCTACATCCGCCCCCTGTTCTGCGAGGGCAAGGGCCCCTTCCGCTGGGCGGCCCTGTCGGGCGAGGCCTCGGACATCGCCAAGACCGACAAGGCGATCCTCGACCTCTTCCCCGAGAACGAGTCCCTGCACCGCTGGATCAAGATGGCCGGCGAACGCGTCCACTTCCAGGGCCTGCCCGCGCGCATCTGCTGGCTCGGCTACGGCGAGCGCGACAAGGCCGGTGAGCGCTTCAACGACATGGTGGCCTCCGGCGAACTGGCCGCCCCGCTGGCCATCGGCCGCGACCACCTCGACTGCGGCTCCGTCGCCTCCCCCTACCGGGAGACCGAGGCCATGCTCGACGGCTCCGACGCGATCGCCGACTGGCCGCTGCTGAACGCCATGGTGAACGTGGCCTCGGGCGCCTCCTGGGTCTCCCTCCACCACGGCGGCGGCGTCGGCATGGGCCGCTCCATCCACGCCGGCCAGGTCACCGTGGCCGACGGCACGAAGCTGGCCGGCGAGAAGATCCGCCGGGTCCTCACCAACGACCCCGGCATGGGCGTCATCCGGCACGTGGACGCGGGGTACGACATCGCCGAGTCCGTCGCCGGGGAGCGCGGTGTGCGGGTGCCGATGCGCGAGGGTGACGAGGCGTGA